One window from the genome of Candidatus Didemnitutus sp. encodes:
- a CDS encoding restriction endonuclease subunit S, with amino-acid sequence MKLPPKWALQSLDDLVHELEAGVSVNGEDEPARPPEAGVLKVSAVSEGRFIPSENKRILGRDISRAATRPRKGSILVSRSNTPSLVGDSALVTSEHGHLFLPDKLWQIVLKHPDQVATAWLAQVLQTQRVRTHLIRLATGTSDSMKNISKPAFLSLEIACPTFPEQQKIAAILGTWDEALEKLDALLAAKQRRKQALMQQLLSGKRRLPKTSGVWQRRRLGSLLEPITRPVPKPNASFLAAGVRSHGRGIFLKRDFEPKDIALEELYEIRTDDLVVNITFAWEGAVAIVPPEANGALVSHRFPAFRVNEAESCLSFLRHYILTKRFVFDCGLASPGGAGRNRVLSKTAFLDIELAVPPVAEQRRIGDILDAADAELRLLRRQRDALDQQKRGLMQQLLTGRLRVKPA; translated from the coding sequence GTGAAACTTCCTCCGAAATGGGCTCTGCAATCATTGGACGATCTGGTCCATGAACTCGAAGCCGGCGTGAGTGTTAACGGTGAAGATGAACCCGCTCGCCCGCCAGAAGCTGGAGTGCTCAAAGTCAGTGCTGTTTCCGAAGGACGGTTTATTCCGTCAGAGAACAAACGCATTCTTGGGCGCGACATCTCAAGAGCAGCAACTCGGCCCCGCAAAGGCTCTATCTTGGTGAGTCGCAGCAACACCCCTTCCCTCGTGGGTGACAGTGCGCTCGTTACTTCGGAACACGGGCATCTCTTCTTGCCAGATAAGCTGTGGCAAATCGTCCTAAAACACCCCGATCAAGTCGCAACGGCTTGGCTAGCTCAGGTTCTCCAAACGCAGCGGGTTAGAACACATCTCATCCGATTGGCGACCGGGACCAGCGACTCGATGAAGAACATCTCGAAGCCTGCCTTCCTGTCGCTGGAAATTGCATGCCCTACCTTTCCCGAGCAGCAAAAGATCGCCGCCATCCTCGGCACGTGGGACGAGGCGCTGGAGAAACTCGACGCCCTCCTCGCCGCCAAGCAGCGCCGCAAACAGGCCCTCATGCAGCAGCTCCTCTCCGGCAAACGCCGTCTGCCGAAAACGAGCGGTGTGTGGCAACGCCGACGCCTCGGTTCTCTACTCGAACCGATTACCCGACCCGTGCCCAAACCGAACGCTTCGTTTTTGGCCGCCGGTGTTCGCAGTCACGGCCGCGGCATTTTCCTGAAACGGGATTTCGAACCGAAGGACATCGCCCTCGAAGAGCTGTATGAAATCCGGACCGACGATTTGGTGGTGAACATCACCTTCGCTTGGGAAGGCGCGGTTGCTATTGTTCCGCCGGAGGCCAATGGCGCTTTGGTTTCTCACCGCTTCCCCGCGTTCCGCGTCAATGAGGCTGAGTCCTGCCTGTCATTTCTGCGGCACTACATCTTGACGAAGCGTTTCGTGTTCGACTGCGGACTGGCTTCTCCGGGAGGCGCCGGTCGGAACCGCGTCCTGAGTAAAACGGCTTTCTTGGACATCGAACTCGCAGTTCCGCCCGTCGCCGAACAGCGGCGCATCGGCGACATCCTCGACGCCGCCGACGCCGAACTCCGTCTCCTGCGCCGGCAACGCGACGCGCTCGACCAGCAAAAGCGCGGCCTCATGCAGCAACTCCTCACCGGCCGCCTCCGCGTGAAGCCCGCCTGA
- a CDS encoding virulence RhuM family protein, translating to MTAAGSKIILYSTADGRPDIRLRAEDGSVWLSQAEIADLFDTSVPNVNIHLRNIFKDGELQEPSVLKESLITAADGKAYRTKLYNLEAVLAVGYRVKSPRGTQFRQWATAHLAEYLVKGFVLNDERLKNPGGWDYFDELLARIREIRASEKRFYQKVRDLFALSTDYAADPDAATRFFAEVQNKMLFAVTRQTAAELIVARADPARPNMALQTWSGSRVRKHDVIVAKNYLTRDEIDVLNRLVVMFLDFGELRTLQKQPLQLADWRTHVDRLLQLNERSVLASAGSVSHEHARHVAENRYEEFDTRRRATEALEADRADLATLEAAEKQLREKSEAGK from the coding sequence ATGACCGCCGCTGGCTCCAAGATCATCCTCTACTCCACCGCCGATGGCCGGCCGGATATCCGCCTGCGCGCCGAGGATGGCTCCGTCTGGCTCTCCCAAGCCGAGATCGCCGACCTGTTCGACACCTCGGTGCCCAACGTCAACATCCACCTCCGCAACATCTTCAAGGACGGTGAACTGCAGGAACCTTCAGTTCTTAAGGAATCCTTAATCACTGCCGCCGACGGCAAGGCCTACCGCACCAAGCTCTACAACCTCGAGGCCGTCCTCGCCGTCGGCTACCGCGTCAAAAGCCCCCGCGGCACCCAATTCCGCCAATGGGCCACCGCCCACCTCGCCGAATACCTCGTGAAGGGCTTCGTCCTGAACGACGAACGCCTCAAAAACCCCGGCGGCTGGGACTACTTCGACGAACTGCTCGCGCGCATCCGCGAGATCCGCGCCTCCGAGAAACGCTTCTACCAAAAAGTCCGCGACCTCTTCGCCCTCAGCACCGACTACGCCGCCGACCCCGACGCCGCCACCCGCTTCTTCGCCGAGGTGCAGAACAAGATGCTCTTCGCCGTCACCCGCCAGACCGCCGCCGAGCTCATCGTCGCCCGCGCCGATCCCGCCCGCCCCAACATGGCCCTCCAAACCTGGAGCGGCTCCCGCGTGCGCAAACACGACGTCATCGTGGCCAAGAACTACCTCACCCGCGACGAGATCGACGTGCTCAACCGCCTCGTCGTCATGTTCCTCGACTTCGGCGAACTGCGCACGCTGCAGAAACAACCGCTCCAACTCGCCGACTGGCGCACCCACGTCGACCGCCTCCTCCAGCTCAACGAGCGCTCCGTGCTCGCGAGCGCCGGCTCCGTCAGCCACGAACACGCCCGCCACGTCGCCGAAAACCGCTACGAGGAATTCGACACCCGCCGCCGCGCCACCGAAGCCCTCGAAGCCGACCGCGCGGACCTCGCCACACTCGAAGCGGCGGAGAAACAGCTGCGGGAGAAATCGGAGGCCGGAAAGTGA
- a CDS encoding type I restriction-modification system subunit M encodes MKFSQREINEVAWRACDTFRGVIDPSDYKNYILVMLFLKYVSDVLKDHRARYLAEFGGDEERVQRRLSRERFVLPAGADFDSLYTQRNAPDIGQRIDIALDQIEEANKAKLEGVFREVSFNSENKLGQTKDRNARLKHLLEDFNDERLDLRPSVVGSEDVIGNVYEYLLEKFASDAGKKAGEFYTPGQVSTLLAKLLAAKKGDTICDPACGSGSLLIKVGREADERDFALFGQESNGTTHALCRMNMFLHGMDSFRIEWGDTLRHPRLVEGDRLLKFDIVVANPPFSLEKWGHEDAGADPFNRYHRGLPPRSKGDYAFITHMIETARPGTGRVGVIVPHGVLFRGAAEGRVRQKLIQENLLEAVIGLPANLFFGTGIPAAILLFNKGKTHGDVLFIDASRDYAEDKNQNRLTDDHIARIVATYRDFKTVEKYAYRATPQEITDNDYNLNIPRYVDTFEEEAEIDLAAVKQEIATLEHDLDAVRRKMDSYLKELGL; translated from the coding sequence ATGAAATTTTCCCAACGCGAAATCAACGAGGTCGCTTGGCGCGCCTGCGACACCTTCCGCGGCGTCATCGATCCGTCGGACTACAAGAACTACATCCTCGTGATGCTGTTCCTGAAATACGTCTCGGACGTCCTGAAAGATCACCGCGCCCGCTACCTCGCCGAGTTCGGCGGCGACGAGGAGCGCGTGCAACGCCGCCTCTCCCGCGAGCGCTTCGTTCTGCCGGCCGGAGCCGACTTCGACAGCCTCTACACCCAGCGCAACGCACCCGACATCGGCCAGCGCATCGACATTGCCCTCGACCAGATCGAGGAAGCCAACAAGGCCAAACTCGAAGGCGTTTTCCGCGAGGTCAGCTTCAACTCCGAAAACAAGCTCGGCCAGACCAAGGACCGCAACGCGCGCCTTAAGCACCTCCTCGAGGATTTCAACGACGAGCGCCTCGACCTGCGCCCTTCCGTCGTCGGCTCCGAGGACGTCATCGGCAACGTCTACGAATACCTCCTGGAAAAATTCGCCTCCGACGCCGGCAAGAAAGCCGGCGAATTCTACACGCCCGGCCAGGTCTCGACGCTCCTCGCCAAACTCCTCGCCGCCAAGAAGGGCGACACCATCTGCGACCCCGCCTGCGGCTCCGGCTCCCTGCTCATCAAGGTCGGCCGCGAAGCCGACGAGCGCGACTTCGCCCTCTTCGGCCAGGAATCCAACGGCACCACCCACGCCCTCTGCCGCATGAACATGTTCCTGCACGGCATGGACAGCTTCCGCATCGAGTGGGGCGACACCCTCCGCCACCCGCGCCTCGTCGAAGGCGACCGGCTCCTGAAGTTCGACATTGTCGTCGCGAACCCGCCCTTCTCGCTCGAAAAATGGGGCCACGAAGACGCCGGCGCCGACCCGTTCAACCGCTACCACCGCGGCCTCCCGCCGCGCAGCAAAGGCGACTACGCCTTCATCACCCACATGATCGAGACCGCCCGCCCCGGCACCGGCCGCGTCGGCGTCATCGTCCCCCACGGCGTGCTCTTCCGCGGCGCCGCCGAGGGCCGCGTCCGCCAAAAGCTCATTCAGGAAAACCTCCTCGAAGCCGTCATCGGCCTGCCCGCCAATCTCTTCTTCGGCACCGGCATCCCCGCCGCCATCCTACTTTTCAACAAGGGCAAGACCCACGGCGACGTCCTCTTCATCGACGCCTCGCGCGACTACGCCGAGGACAAGAACCAGAACCGGCTCACCGACGACCACATCGCCCGCATCGTCGCCACCTACCGGGATTTCAAGACCGTCGAAAAATACGCCTACCGCGCCACGCCGCAGGAAATCACCGACAACGACTACAACCTGAACATCCCGCGCTACGTGGACACCTTCGAGGAGGAAGCCGAGATCGACCTCGCCGCCGTGAAACAGGAAATCGCCACCCTCGAACACGACCTCGACGCCGTCCGCCGGAAAATGGACAGCTACCTCAAGGAACTCGGACTATGA
- a CDS encoding glycine--tRNA ligase → MSNNSTENPNLMEALVSLAKRRGFIYQSSEIYGGLNGFFDYGPLGVELKRNIRECWWRDMVHRRDDVVGIETSIIMHPKVWEASGHVAGFTDPLVDCKASKQRYRADQLFFAAVVVEFESKEAFDAAEALFHKGLMSESKAANVFFGPERDLHARIGYVSALESERTAEELQENAEKLKRKLGIRGKLRPVHIREFTEATAEEIPLIPSPATGEPGSLTPPRAFNMMFETNVGALKDASSVAYLRPETAQGMFVDFKNVVDTTRVKLPFGIAQIGKSFRNEITPRNFIFRSREFEQMEMEYFIHPDADWLACHEEWLKWCQDWLKSIGLPESHLSLHEHPKEKLAFYSRRTVDIMFKYPFGVQELWGIAARSDYDLQQHQKFSGVPQVFFDEAAKAKVVPHVIEPAVGVDRIFLAVLASAYDVEDVKDEKGNVEQRTVLRLSPRIAPTKVAVLPLLKNKEALTSRAKALYTKLKKRYAVQYDDGGAIGKRYRRQDEAGTPWCVTIDFDTIEKPGDTFTLRERDSMSQKRITEAELFALLEEQVY, encoded by the coding sequence ATGTCCAACAACTCCACCGAAAACCCGAATCTCATGGAAGCCCTCGTGTCGCTCGCGAAGCGCCGCGGCTTCATCTACCAGTCGTCCGAAATCTACGGCGGCCTCAACGGATTCTTCGACTACGGTCCGCTCGGCGTGGAGCTCAAGCGCAACATCCGCGAGTGCTGGTGGCGCGACATGGTGCACCGCCGCGACGACGTCGTCGGCATCGAGACCTCGATCATCATGCACCCGAAGGTCTGGGAAGCCTCCGGCCACGTCGCCGGCTTCACCGACCCGCTCGTGGACTGCAAGGCGAGCAAGCAGCGGTATCGCGCGGACCAGTTGTTTTTCGCGGCGGTCGTTGTGGAGTTCGAAAGCAAAGAGGCCTTCGATGCCGCGGAAGCTCTGTTTCACAAAGGACTCATGTCCGAAAGCAAAGCCGCTAACGTGTTCTTCGGGCCAGAACGCGACCTACACGCTCGCATTGGCTATGTTTCGGCTCTCGAAAGCGAACGCACTGCGGAGGAACTTCAAGAAAACGCGGAGAAGCTTAAACGTAAGCTAGGCATTCGCGGCAAACTACGTCCTGTCCATATCCGCGAGTTCACCGAAGCGACCGCCGAGGAGATCCCGCTCATCCCCTCGCCCGCCACCGGCGAGCCCGGCAGCCTCACGCCGCCGCGCGCCTTCAACATGATGTTCGAGACCAACGTCGGCGCGCTGAAGGACGCCTCGTCGGTCGCCTACCTCCGCCCCGAGACCGCGCAGGGCATGTTTGTCGATTTCAAGAACGTCGTGGACACCACGCGCGTGAAGCTCCCCTTCGGCATCGCGCAAATCGGCAAGTCGTTCCGCAACGAAATCACGCCGCGCAACTTCATCTTCCGCTCCCGCGAGTTCGAGCAGATGGAGATGGAATACTTCATCCACCCCGACGCCGACTGGCTCGCCTGCCACGAGGAGTGGCTGAAGTGGTGCCAGGACTGGTTGAAGTCCATCGGCCTGCCCGAGTCGCACCTCTCGCTGCACGAGCACCCGAAGGAGAAACTCGCGTTCTACTCGCGCCGCACGGTGGACATCATGTTCAAGTATCCGTTCGGCGTGCAGGAACTCTGGGGCATCGCCGCGCGCTCCGACTACGATCTGCAGCAGCACCAGAAATTCTCCGGCGTGCCGCAGGTGTTCTTCGACGAAGCCGCGAAGGCCAAAGTCGTCCCGCACGTCATCGAGCCTGCGGTCGGCGTTGATCGCATCTTCCTCGCCGTGCTCGCCTCCGCCTACGACGTCGAGGACGTGAAGGACGAGAAGGGCAACGTCGAGCAGCGCACCGTGCTCCGCCTCTCCCCGCGCATCGCCCCGACGAAGGTCGCCGTGCTCCCGCTGCTCAAGAACAAGGAAGCGCTCACCAGCCGCGCCAAGGCACTCTACACGAAACTCAAGAAACGCTACGCCGTGCAATACGACGACGGCGGCGCCATCGGTAAGCGTTACCGCCGTCAGGACGAGGCGGGCACGCCGTGGTGCGTGACGATCGACTTCGACACGATCGAAAAGCCCGGCGACACCTTCACTCTCCGCGAGCGCGACTCGATGAGCCAGAAACGCATCACCGAAGCCGAACTCTTCGCGCTGCTCGAAGAGCAGGTCTACTGA
- a CDS encoding alpha/beta hydrolase, with protein MNRSSAASVAGVPFTRAGVSRGLFLGGVALLVFALGGCQTATAGSAAADSCSGTAGRDTGRPTVVFEAGLGDGASVWSQVAPAIANDTRIYTYSRRGYGVSLPALGDRSGARAIEELRERLRAEGLHPPYVLVGHSLGGLYVHLFAKLHPDEVAGLVLVDPTPPDHTTNMKAEQPAQYALLQTLLTLQAATTGGAEFRSLPETSRQWHAAPAPRCPAILLSAQRPQLGESESFVAFKVRHQRELVAGTPSTQFRLVPDSGHYIQKERPDLVIAAIREILAQTATAQK; from the coding sequence ATGAATCGTTCCTCCGCGGCGTCCGTCGCCGGCGTTCCCTTCACCCGCGCCGGCGTGTCGCGCGGCCTCTTTCTTGGCGGCGTTGCGCTGCTCGTATTCGCTCTGGGCGGCTGCCAAACCGCCACCGCCGGCAGTGCCGCAGCCGACTCCTGCTCCGGCACGGCGGGCCGCGACACCGGCCGCCCGACCGTGGTCTTCGAAGCGGGCTTGGGCGACGGCGCCTCGGTCTGGAGCCAAGTCGCGCCCGCCATCGCGAACGACACGCGCATCTACACCTACAGCCGGCGCGGCTACGGCGTAAGCCTGCCCGCTCTGGGCGACCGCAGCGGCGCGCGCGCCATCGAGGAGCTGCGCGAGCGCTTGCGCGCCGAGGGGCTGCATCCGCCCTATGTGCTCGTCGGCCACTCGCTCGGCGGGCTCTACGTGCACCTCTTCGCCAAGCTCCATCCCGACGAGGTCGCCGGCCTCGTGCTGGTCGATCCCACGCCGCCCGACCACACCACGAACATGAAAGCCGAGCAGCCCGCGCAATACGCGCTGCTGCAAACCCTCCTCACGCTCCAAGCCGCCACGACCGGCGGAGCCGAATTCCGCTCGCTCCCCGAGACCTCGCGCCAATGGCACGCCGCGCCCGCGCCGCGTTGCCCGGCCATCCTGCTCTCCGCCCAACGCCCGCAACTGGGCGAGTCCGAGTCCTTCGTGGCCTTCAAAGTCCGCCATCAGCGCGAACTCGTCGCCGGCACGCCGAGCACGCAATTCCGCCTCGTGCCCGACAGCGGGCACTACATCCAGAAAGAGCGCCCCGATCTCGTGATCGCCGCCATCCGCGAAATCCTCGCGCAGACCGCAACCGCGCAAAAGTAG
- a CDS encoding TonB family protein produces MISFRFRFVPGFFGFCLGGIFLPVCGADAPVAADAAFAVSGEPLLSAWVPPVYPVAARAAKQEGRVIVDMLVDEHGVVTEARVAHSDNAVFDEAALAAVRQWRFKPGLDEGKPVPFGLVGPVEFQLAPKTKIAPGALPPERVWPHPAKRRAAKIVSAVDPDYPEELDPRKLPGRVDLRIQLGADGKIAGTRVLWASHAAFVAEALRVSRTWTFEPARQGLLALGSEMEAPAEFVSVGAKRAEMLAANGIRVVDAEPEVLPEPFVITEPVYPLEKLLAGEEGTAEAAFTVDARGVATALALTSCSAPEFGAALVAAVDGWTFRPAMQGGARVPVKLAVTWSFARPTEGALKRLAEALAPGGEGVPSAKGLDRPLAVVWRGFPVYPSALVESAAEGKADIEFIIDRDGRARLPRVLAATQPEFGWAAATAVSQWVFEPPQRGGEAVAVRVQIPIGFTPPQK; encoded by the coding sequence ATGATCTCCTTTCGTTTCCGGTTTGTGCCGGGATTTTTCGGGTTTTGCCTGGGCGGTATTTTTCTTCCGGTTTGCGGGGCGGACGCTCCGGTCGCAGCCGATGCGGCGTTCGCCGTGTCGGGCGAGCCGCTGTTGAGCGCGTGGGTGCCGCCAGTCTATCCGGTCGCGGCGCGCGCCGCCAAACAGGAGGGGCGCGTGATCGTGGACATGCTGGTGGACGAACACGGCGTCGTGACCGAGGCGCGCGTGGCGCACTCGGACAACGCGGTGTTCGACGAGGCGGCGCTCGCGGCCGTGCGCCAGTGGCGGTTCAAGCCGGGTCTCGACGAGGGGAAGCCGGTGCCGTTCGGGCTCGTCGGTCCGGTGGAATTCCAGCTGGCGCCGAAGACAAAGATCGCGCCCGGCGCGTTGCCGCCCGAGCGCGTGTGGCCGCACCCGGCGAAGCGACGGGCCGCCAAGATCGTCAGCGCCGTCGATCCGGATTACCCCGAGGAACTCGATCCGCGCAAATTGCCCGGCCGCGTCGATCTGCGGATCCAGCTCGGTGCGGACGGCAAGATCGCCGGCACGCGCGTGCTGTGGGCGTCGCACGCGGCGTTCGTGGCGGAGGCGTTGCGCGTGTCGCGCACTTGGACGTTCGAGCCGGCGCGGCAGGGTTTGCTGGCGCTCGGCTCGGAGATGGAGGCGCCGGCGGAATTCGTCAGCGTGGGCGCGAAGCGCGCGGAGATGCTCGCGGCGAACGGCATTCGCGTCGTCGACGCGGAGCCGGAGGTGTTGCCGGAGCCGTTCGTGATCACGGAGCCGGTTTATCCGTTGGAAAAGCTGCTCGCGGGCGAGGAAGGCACGGCGGAGGCGGCGTTCACGGTCGATGCGCGCGGCGTGGCCACGGCCCTCGCGCTCACGTCGTGCTCCGCGCCGGAGTTCGGCGCGGCGCTCGTGGCGGCGGTCGATGGGTGGACGTTTCGCCCGGCGATGCAGGGCGGTGCGCGCGTGCCGGTGAAACTCGCGGTGACGTGGAGCTTCGCGCGGCCGACAGAGGGCGCGTTGAAGCGGCTCGCGGAGGCGCTGGCGCCCGGCGGCGAAGGCGTGCCGTCGGCGAAGGGCCTGGATCGTCCGCTGGCAGTGGTGTGGCGCGGTTTTCCGGTTTATCCGAGTGCGTTGGTGGAGTCGGCGGCGGAGGGGAAGGCGGACATCGAGTTCATCATCGATCGCGACGGGCGCGCGCGGCTGCCGCGGGTGTTGGCGGCGACGCAGCCGGAGTTCGGCTGGGCGGCGGCGACCGCGGTGAGCCAGTGGGTGTTCGAGCCGCCGCAGCGCGGCGGCGAAGCGGTGGCGGTGCGCGTGCAGATCCCGATCGGATTCACGCCGCCGCAGAAGTGA
- a CDS encoding TonB family protein: MKKLTRMWLASACLALAAWAQAPEEFPIGQLDEVPRVKRQVPPVYPYDMRAAGLVGRVTIAFIVNSEGRVVAAQVRRSNNPYFERPALDAVSKWTFTPGKKNGRPVNTRCEIDIPFMLDGSGQNLWQVGKSKNHASLPPALQWDIAPEPLNTAYPVYPFDDLMKGTHGKTHVGFVVGTDGRVIAAKVREATTPAMGLAAQAAIDAWEFQPARKADGSPVGASLGLEHKFYPQLGDVPVSDSALAIVRALQKGRTFATLKDLDGRLQPLTRRMPVYPSALRASGQDGEAEIEFYVDEKGDAQLPRIVSATAPEFGYAAAQAVAAWRFSVPMKDGKPVVVRAQIPITFKLHDAPAPKP; the protein is encoded by the coding sequence ATGAAAAAACTGACAAGGATGTGGCTGGCCAGCGCGTGCCTGGCGCTGGCGGCTTGGGCGCAGGCGCCCGAAGAATTCCCCATCGGCCAGCTCGACGAAGTGCCGCGAGTGAAGCGGCAGGTCCCGCCGGTCTATCCCTACGACATGCGCGCGGCCGGCTTGGTCGGGCGCGTCACGATCGCCTTCATCGTGAATTCCGAGGGCCGCGTGGTGGCGGCGCAGGTGAGGCGGTCGAACAATCCGTATTTCGAGCGACCGGCGCTGGACGCCGTGAGCAAGTGGACTTTCACGCCGGGCAAGAAAAACGGCCGACCCGTGAACACGCGTTGCGAGATCGATATTCCGTTCATGCTCGATGGTTCCGGTCAGAATCTCTGGCAGGTCGGCAAGTCGAAGAATCACGCGAGCCTCCCGCCGGCGTTGCAGTGGGATATCGCGCCCGAACCGCTCAACACGGCTTACCCAGTTTATCCTTTCGACGACCTGATGAAGGGAACCCATGGCAAAACGCACGTGGGCTTCGTCGTGGGGACCGATGGCCGGGTGATCGCCGCCAAGGTCCGGGAAGCAACCACGCCCGCGATGGGACTGGCGGCGCAGGCGGCGATCGACGCCTGGGAGTTCCAGCCGGCGCGCAAGGCCGACGGTTCGCCGGTGGGCGCCTCGCTCGGATTGGAACATAAGTTCTACCCGCAACTCGGCGATGTGCCAGTGAGCGACTCGGCGTTGGCGATCGTCCGCGCGCTGCAGAAGGGCAGGACTTTCGCGACGTTGAAGGACCTCGACGGCCGTTTGCAACCGCTGACGCGGCGGATGCCGGTTTATCCGAGCGCGTTGCGCGCAAGCGGCCAGGATGGCGAGGCGGAGATCGAGTTCTACGTCGACGAGAAAGGCGATGCGCAGCTGCCGCGGATCGTGTCGGCGACGGCGCCGGAGTTCGGCTACGCCGCCGCGCAGGCAGTGGCCGCGTGGCGGTTCTCCGTGCCGATGAAAGACGGCAAGCCCGTCGTCGTGCGCGCGCAGATCCCGATCACCTTCAAGCTCCACGACGCCCCGGCGCCGAAGCCTTGA
- a CDS encoding Gfo/Idh/MocA family oxidoreductase produces the protein MARRDFLKTVSVAGAGLALGGAQLFSAEPTTSRRRYAIVGLGSRHFMYQDAIEKTYREHAELVAVCDLNPGRIKVAQLRSGKNDAPIPRGYLHTDFLKMIAETKPDAVIVTTVDATHVDYLVAALDAGVDAITEKPMTTDAEKCQRIIDACARSGKHLRVLFNYRYSPHRTQVKDLLMSGVIGEVRSVDFHWMLNTHHGADYFRRWHGEKKNSGGLMVHKATHHFDLVNWWLGAVPVSVTAAGKREFYTPEMAKRFGLESHHERCHTCPEQEKCGFFLSLAASPKLKELYLDQEGYDGYFRDRCVFHPRIDIEDTMNVIVGYDDRTTLSYSLNAFNAWEGYHVVFNGTLGRLEHSDVESVYTGAGDSPDGKLAGGGVTTRVIPLRGTARDIEPWTGTGGHGGGDKVMLDDLFLPHPPADKYLRAADERAGAASMLIGASANLCFKTGQPVDVTKLVAGLGRPVYAPMPSRSGPLPMPPKRAWSP, from the coding sequence ATGGCGCGGCGCGATTTCCTGAAAACCGTTTCGGTCGCCGGCGCGGGCCTCGCGTTGGGTGGCGCGCAACTCTTCTCGGCGGAGCCCACGACCTCGCGCCGCCGCTATGCCATCGTGGGGCTCGGCTCGCGCCACTTCATGTATCAGGACGCGATCGAGAAAACCTACCGCGAGCACGCCGAGCTCGTCGCCGTCTGCGACCTCAACCCCGGCCGCATAAAGGTCGCGCAGCTCCGCTCCGGCAAAAACGATGCTCCGATCCCGCGCGGCTATCTCCACACCGATTTCCTGAAGATGATCGCCGAGACGAAGCCCGACGCGGTCATCGTCACGACGGTCGACGCCACACACGTCGATTACCTCGTCGCCGCGCTCGACGCCGGCGTCGACGCGATCACTGAGAAGCCGATGACGACCGACGCGGAGAAATGCCAGCGCATCATCGACGCCTGCGCCCGCTCCGGAAAACACCTTCGCGTGCTTTTCAACTACCGCTACTCGCCGCACCGCACGCAGGTGAAGGACCTGCTCATGTCCGGCGTCATCGGCGAGGTGCGTTCGGTGGATTTCCACTGGATGCTCAACACCCACCACGGCGCGGACTACTTCCGCCGCTGGCACGGCGAGAAGAAGAACTCCGGCGGCCTCATGGTGCACAAGGCCACGCACCACTTCGACCTCGTGAACTGGTGGCTCGGTGCCGTGCCGGTGAGCGTCACCGCCGCCGGCAAGCGCGAATTCTACACGCCGGAAATGGCGAAGCGCTTCGGCCTCGAGTCGCACCACGAGCGCTGCCACACGTGTCCCGAACAGGAGAAGTGCGGGTTCTTCCTGAGTCTCGCGGCCAGCCCGAAACTCAAGGAGCTCTACCTCGATCAGGAAGGCTACGACGGCTACTTCCGCGACCGCTGCGTCTTCCATCCGCGCATCGACATCGAGGACACGATGAACGTCATCGTCGGCTACGACGATCGCACGACGCTCAGCTACTCGCTCAACGCCTTCAACGCGTGGGAAGGCTACCACGTCGTCTTCAACGGAACGCTCGGCCGCCTCGAACACAGCGACGTCGAGTCCGTCTACACCGGCGCCGGCGATTCGCCCGACGGCAAGCTCGCGGGTGGCGGCGTGACCACGCGCGTGATTCCGCTCCGCGGCACCGCGCGCGACATCGAGCCGTGGACCGGCACCGGCGGTCACGGCGGCGGCGACAAGGTGATGCTCGACGATCTTTTCCTCCCGCATCCGCCCGCCGACAAATACCTCCGTGCCGCCGATGAACGCGCCGGCGCGGCGTCGATGCTCATCGGCGCGTCCGCGAACCTCTGTTTCAAGACCGGCCAGCCGGTGGACGTCACCAAGCTCGTTGCCGGCCTCGGCCGCCCGGTTTACGCGCCGATGCCCTCGCGAAGCGGCCCGCTCCCGATGCCGCCGAAGCGTGCCTGGTCGCCGTGA
- a CDS encoding DUF962 domain-containing protein, with protein sequence MSERKTADQWFAEYGESHQNHINETIHWICVPTIFYCVLGLIWSIPVGGAFATAMPGFNWTQPVAVAVLFFYLRLSIPLAMGMFLFMSACYALIEWQAGSGCPVPIWKSCLALFVLAWIGQFIGHKIEGKKPSFFHDVVFLLIGPAWLMHFVYRRLGWRY encoded by the coding sequence ATGAGCGAGCGCAAGACAGCCGACCAATGGTTCGCCGAATACGGCGAGAGTCACCAGAACCACATCAACGAAACCATCCACTGGATCTGCGTGCCCACGATTTTCTACTGCGTGCTCGGCCTGATCTGGTCGATCCCGGTCGGCGGCGCGTTCGCCACGGCTATGCCGGGATTCAATTGGACGCAGCCGGTCGCGGTGGCGGTGCTGTTCTTCTATCTGCGACTCTCGATCCCGCTCGCGATGGGGATGTTCCTGTTCATGAGCGCGTGCTACGCGCTGATCGAGTGGCAGGCAGGCTCGGGTTGCCCGGTGCCGATTTGGAAAAGCTGCCTCGCGCTCTTCGTGCTGGCGTGGATCGGGCAGTTCATCGGGCACAAGATCGAGGGCAAGAAACCGTCGTTCTTCCACGACGTGGTGTTCCTGCTCATCGGCCCGGCGTGGCTGATGCACTTCGTCTACCGGCGGCTCGGCTGGCGGTATTGA